The proteins below come from a single Miscanthus floridulus cultivar M001 chromosome 1, ASM1932011v1, whole genome shotgun sequence genomic window:
- the LOC136451625 gene encoding phytanoyl-CoA dioxygenase 1-like isoform X1, with amino-acid sequence MPPASSLAADQLSFFEANGYVVMDSFSSAVEVREMRDRMAELVAGFDGASSAVFSTKDHRQLKDDYFFKSAENISFFFEEKAYGDDGCLKQPKELSINKVGHALHELDPVFKKFSFSESVASLFSSLGYKRPAVIQSMYIFKQPGIGGEVVPHQDNTFLYTEPRTCTGLWLALEDATINNGCLWAIPGSHKKGLVRRMVRDENGTHFDRPSPAYDQKEFVPLEVKSGALVVIHGDLIHQSFENLSPASRHALSLHVVDTEGCEWSKDNCAESSRSVRGLGKGVSGKPYPRLCNARRLRLEPGTFRSQVDTEENGS; translated from the exons ATGCCGCCAGCCAGTAGCCTCGCCGCCGACCAGCTCAGCTTCTTCGAGGCCAATG GGTACGTCGTGATGGACTCGTTCTCGAGCGCGGTGGAGGTGCGGGAGATGCGGGACCGCATGGCCGAGCTTGTCGCTGGGTTCGATGGCGCCAGCTCCGCCGTCTTCTCCACCAAGGATCAT CGGCAGTTGAAGGATGATTACTTCTTTAAGAGTGCAGAGAATATCTCATTCTTCTTTGAGG AAAAGGCGTATGGAGATGATGGATGCTTGAAACAGCCAAAAGAACTTTCAATTAATAAAGTTGGGCATG CATTACATGAACTTGATCCTGTGTTCAAAAAGTTTTCTTTCTCGGAGAGTGTTGCAAGCTTGTTCTCTTCTTTAGGCTACAAGAGGCCTGCAGTCATTCAATCTATGTACATCTTTAAG CAACCAGGTATTGGTGGTGAGGTGGTGCCACACCAGGATAATACATTCCTTTACACGGAACCTCGAACATGCACAGGGTTGTGGCTTGCACTTGAAGACGCAACGATCAACAATGGTTGCCTGTGGGCAATTCCAGGATCACACAAAA AGGGTTTGGTGAGGCGTATGGTCAGAGATGAAAATGGTACACATTTTGATCGCCCCTCCCCAGCCTATGATCAGAAAGAATTTGTACCGCTGGAAGTAAAATCTGGTGCTTTGGTGGTTATACATGGAGATCTGATACATCAGAG TTTTGAGAACCTTTCTCCAGCGTCAAGACATGCATTGAGCTTACATGTAGTTGATACTGAAGGATGTGAATGGTCCAAAGACAACTG tgcagagagctcccgctctgtgcggggtctggggaagggtgttagtggcaagccttaccctcgcctgtgcaatgcgaggagactgcgactcgaacccgggaccttccgatcacaggtg GATACAGAGGAAAACGGCTCCTGA
- the LOC136451625 gene encoding phytanoyl-CoA dioxygenase 1-like isoform X2 has product MPPASSLAADQLSFFEANGYVVMDSFSSAVEVREMRDRMAELVAGFDGASSAVFSTKDHRQLKDDYFFKSAENISFFFEEKAYGDDGCLKQPKELSINKVGHALHELDPVFKKFSFSESVASLFSSLGYKRPAVIQSMYIFKQPGIGGEVVPHQDNTFLYTEPRTCTGLWLALEDATINNGCLWAIPGSHKKGLVRRMVRDENGTHFDRPSPAYDQKEFVPLEVKSGALVVIHGDLIHQSFENLSPASRHALSLHVVDTEGCEWSKDNWIQRKTAPEPLYVS; this is encoded by the exons ATGCCGCCAGCCAGTAGCCTCGCCGCCGACCAGCTCAGCTTCTTCGAGGCCAATG GGTACGTCGTGATGGACTCGTTCTCGAGCGCGGTGGAGGTGCGGGAGATGCGGGACCGCATGGCCGAGCTTGTCGCTGGGTTCGATGGCGCCAGCTCCGCCGTCTTCTCCACCAAGGATCAT CGGCAGTTGAAGGATGATTACTTCTTTAAGAGTGCAGAGAATATCTCATTCTTCTTTGAGG AAAAGGCGTATGGAGATGATGGATGCTTGAAACAGCCAAAAGAACTTTCAATTAATAAAGTTGGGCATG CATTACATGAACTTGATCCTGTGTTCAAAAAGTTTTCTTTCTCGGAGAGTGTTGCAAGCTTGTTCTCTTCTTTAGGCTACAAGAGGCCTGCAGTCATTCAATCTATGTACATCTTTAAG CAACCAGGTATTGGTGGTGAGGTGGTGCCACACCAGGATAATACATTCCTTTACACGGAACCTCGAACATGCACAGGGTTGTGGCTTGCACTTGAAGACGCAACGATCAACAATGGTTGCCTGTGGGCAATTCCAGGATCACACAAAA AGGGTTTGGTGAGGCGTATGGTCAGAGATGAAAATGGTACACATTTTGATCGCCCCTCCCCAGCCTATGATCAGAAAGAATTTGTACCGCTGGAAGTAAAATCTGGTGCTTTGGTGGTTATACATGGAGATCTGATACATCAGAG TTTTGAGAACCTTTCTCCAGCGTCAAGACATGCATTGAGCTTACATGTAGTTGATACTGAAGGATGTGAATGGTCCAAAGACAACTG GATACAGAGGAAAACGGCTCCTGAACCTCTTTATGTGTCCTAG
- the LOC136475145 gene encoding phospholipase A2 homolog 3-like — protein MERDSSCRRLTVVGTILVCAALFSPPAAALNIGIQSAGDGASKQQACSRTCESDHCTTAPFLRYGKYCGILYSGCPGERPCDALDACCMHHDNCVQAKMDYLSTSCNEALLDCLARLREGTSTFDGNKCMIDEVIDVISVVIEAAVVAGRVLHKP, from the exons ATGGAGCGCGACAGTTCCTGCAGGCGGCTCACGGTGGTCGGCACCATCCTTGTCTGCGCGGCCCTCTtctcgccgcccgccgccgcgctcAACATCGGCATCCAGTCGGCCGGCGACGGCGCG AGCAAGCAGCAGGCGTGCAGCCGCACGTGCGAGTCGGACCACTGCACGA CGGCGCCGTTCCTGCGGTACGGCAAGTACTGCGGCATCCTGTACAGCGGCTGCCCCGGCGAGCGGCCGTGCGACGCGCTGGACGCCTGCTGCATGCACCACGACAACTGCGTCCAGGCAAAGA TGGACTACCTGAGCACGTCTTGCAACGAGGCGCTGCTGGACTGCCTGGCGAGGCTGCGGGAGGGCACGTCCACGTTCGACGGGAACAAGTGCATGATCGACGAGGTCATCGACGTGATCTCGGTCGTCATAGaggccgccgtcgtcgccggcagGGTGCTGCACAAGCCGTAG